Genomic segment of Verrucomicrobiota bacterium:
GGCACCAACGGAAAAACCACCACGACGTACCTCATCAAACACCTCCTGGAACGAGCCCACCAGCGCACCGGCCTGATCGGGACGGTCGCCTACCAGGTCGGCGACCGCGTGTTGGCGGCTGAGCGCACGACGCCGGAAGCCCTCGATCTGCAGGAAATGCTGGCGCGGTGCGTTGAAGCGCGCTGCCAGGCGGTTGCGATGGAGGTTTCCTCGCACGCTTTGACTCAGGAGCGCGTCGCCGAGATCGCTTTCGACGTCGGCGTCTTTACCAACCTTACGCAGGACCACCTCGACTTTCACCGGAGTATGAAAAATTACTTCGACGCCAAGGCGAAGTTGTTCGAATCCCTGCGCGCCCACCCTCAGAAAACCAAGGCGGCGGTGATCAACATCGATGATCCGTACGGGCAACAATTGGCGGCCCGTTTCGGCAAGGATCTTCGGCTGGTCACGTACGGAATGGGGGCGCGGGCCGAATTCAGGGCCAGCAATTTCAAGGTGGAGCTGAGCGGAACCTCCTACCAGTTGGACGCGCAGGAACGCTCCTACCTCGTCCGGCTCCCGCTGATCGGCCGCTTCAACATCTACAATTCGCTGGCGGCTCTGGCGGCGACTTACGCGATGGGCGTCGACCTGCGGTCCTCGGTTCTGGCCCTGGCGCGTTCACCCCAGGTTCCGGGCCGGCTGGAAATGGTGCCGGCCAAGCGCCAGTTCCAGGTTTTCGTCGATTACGCCCACACCGACGATGCGCTTCTGAACGTCGTCAAGACCTGCCGCGACCTGCGCCCGCACCGGCTCATTCTGGTTTTCGGTTGCGGCGGAAACCGCGACCGGGCCAAGCGCCCGCTTATGGGGGCGGTTGCCGACCAGTACGCCGATCACGCGATCATCACTTCCGATAACCCGCGCAAGGAAGACCCGGAGGCGATCCTGCGGGACATCGAGGCCGGCTTCCGGCGCCGCAATTACGAAAAAATCGTGGACCGCCGTGAGGCGATCGCACGGGCCATCGCCCTGGCCGAGTCGCGTGACATCGTTCTGATCGCCGGCAAAGGCCATGAAAAGTACCAGGAGTTCGCTGATCACATCGTCCCGTTTGACGACGTGGAAGTCGCCGCGCGCGCCCTCGAGGATCGGCCCGTGGAATTGGTGCGTCATGGATCCTAGACCGATTGCACAGATTGCCGTCTGGTTAGGCCTGGGCGTTCCGGCCGGAGACGTCCAGGTGCAGCGCATCGTGACCGACAGCCGGATCGTGAAGCCGGGCGACCTTTTCGTGGCGTTACACGGCGAGAAATTCGACGGGCACGCGTTTCTGGCGGCGGCGAAGGCGGCGGGCGCGGCCGGTGCAGTCGTTTCGAGGCCGGATCCGGCCCTGCACGATTGGCCGCAACTGTGCGTGGCCGACACGCTGGCGGCCCTGCAGGGGATCGCGGCGGCCTACCGCGCAACGCTGCCGCTGCAAACTGTGAGCGTCACCGGCAGCAACGGCAAGACGAGCACGAAGGAGATGCTCGCGGCAGTCCTCGGCGTGCGTTACCGGGCCGGCAAAACGCTCGGCAACCTGAATAACCACATCGGCGTCCCGCTTACCTTGCTGAGCTTCGGGTCGGAACACGAATTGGGGGTGGTGGAAATGGGGACGAATCATCCGGGTGAACTCAAGCCCCTGGCGGCCCTGGCGCGATCTGCGGCAGCCGTGATCACCAACATCGGCGTGGCGCACATCGGTCATTTCCATTCCCAGGAGGCCATTGCCGTCGAAAAAGCGTCCGTCGCGGAGGCGATCGGTCCCGAAGGATTCGTGGTGCTGAACGCCAACGACCGGTTTAGCCCGTGCATCGCGGCGCGCTGCCGGGCGGCGGTGACGACCGCCGGGCTGGGGCGAGGCGAGGTCCAGGCGCGGGACCTGCGGTTTCACGATCGCGGGGTGAGTTTCACCCTGGCCGACGGCGCCCGTGCCGAGCCCGTGGAGTTGCCGGTCCCGGGCGAACACATGGTTGCCAACGCGGCGCTGGCGGTCGCCGCCGGCTTGCGATTTGGCGTCACCCTGGCCGAGGCGGCTCGCGCGTTGGCCGGCCTGCAATTGCCGGGGGGCCGATTCCGCGTGCAGAAGCTGCGGGAGATGCTCATCGTGGATGACGCCTACAACGCCAACCCGGACTCGATGGTGGCGGCGCTGCACACGGTCGCGCGCATGCAGTCCGGCAGACGCAAAGTGGCCGTGCTCGGCCGCATGGCGGAACTGGGTGAGGAGAGCGAAGCCGGTCATCGCCGGGTGGGCCGGAGCGCCGCCGAGGCCGGGTTCGAGTGCGTCATCACCGTGGGCCATGAGGCCGCCGAGATCGGGCGGGCGGCGGCCGCCGCGGGTTCGCCCCTGGTGCGCGCCACGGGATCGCACGATGAAGCGGTGCAACTCCTCCGCAGCGTGCTCCGCGCCGGGGACGTGGTTCTGGTCAAGGGCAGCGCCTCGGCCGAAATGGGCCGGGTGATTTGGGGCCTTGAAGCGCTGGAAAAGGAGGGTAAGTGGAGGGCGCCATGATGTACTATTTGTACTATCTCAGCCAGCCGCCCCATTTTGTCCTCAGCGGGTTCAACGTTTTCCAATACATCTCCTTCCGGGCGGTGTGCGCGGCGATCACGGCGTTTTTGCTGTGCCTGCTCTTCGGCAGTTGGGTGATCCGGCTTCTCACCTCCCTGAAATTCGGGCAGCCGATCCGGACCGCCGAGGAGGTGCACCGGCTCTATGAATTGCACGGGGGCAAAAAGGGTACGCCGACCATGGGCGGCGTCCTCCTGATGGGCTCGGTGGTAATCGCCACGCTGCTGTGGGCGCGCTGGGATAATGGCTTTGTCTGGCTCTGCCTTTTTACGATCGTCTTCACCGCCGCCCTGGGGTTCGCGGACGACTACCTCAAGGTCAAGAAGAAGAAATCCGACGG
This window contains:
- a CDS encoding UDP-N-acetylmuramoyl-L-alanyl-D-glutamate--2,6-diaminopimelate ligase, which encodes VIGEQPAAFDRATSIVVPHSRRALAQAAALFFGRPADKLRIAGITGTNGKTTTTYLIKHLLERAHQRTGLIGTVAYQVGDRVLAAERTTPEALDLQEMLARCVEARCQAVAMEVSSHALTQERVAEIAFDVGVFTNLTQDHLDFHRSMKNYFDAKAKLFESLRAHPQKTKAAVINIDDPYGQQLAARFGKDLRLVTYGMGARAEFRASNFKVELSGTSYQLDAQERSYLVRLPLIGRFNIYNSLAALAATYAMGVDLRSSVLALARSPQVPGRLEMVPAKRQFQVFVDYAHTDDALLNVVKTCRDLRPHRLILVFGCGGNRDRAKRPLMGAVADQYADHAIITSDNPRKEDPEAILRDIEAGFRRRNYEKIVDRREAIARAIALAESRDIVLIAGKGHEKYQEFADHIVPFDDVEVAARALEDRPVELVRHGS
- a CDS encoding UDP-N-acetylmuramoyl-tripeptide--D-alanyl-D-alanine ligase gives rise to the protein MDPRPIAQIAVWLGLGVPAGDVQVQRIVTDSRIVKPGDLFVALHGEKFDGHAFLAAAKAAGAAGAVVSRPDPALHDWPQLCVADTLAALQGIAAAYRATLPLQTVSVTGSNGKTSTKEMLAAVLGVRYRAGKTLGNLNNHIGVPLTLLSFGSEHELGVVEMGTNHPGELKPLAALARSAAAVITNIGVAHIGHFHSQEAIAVEKASVAEAIGPEGFVVLNANDRFSPCIAARCRAAVTTAGLGRGEVQARDLRFHDRGVSFTLADGARAEPVELPVPGEHMVANAALAVAAGLRFGVTLAEAARALAGLQLPGGRFRVQKLREMLIVDDAYNANPDSMVAALHTVARMQSGRRKVAVLGRMAELGEESEAGHRRVGRSAAEAGFECVITVGHEAAEIGRAAAAAGSPLVRATGSHDEAVQLLRSVLRAGDVVLVKGSASAEMGRVIWGLEALEKEGKWRAP